CTTGTTGCGCGCGTTCCAGCAGCCGTCCGCCTGCCGAGCGCATTCCGGCGCAGGAGGCATGCAGTCCTGATTCCTCGTTTGCCAGAGCATTCATGATCGACTCCGGCAGGCCCTGATACGTGGCCGCTCCGGCAGCCAGTTCTCCAAGCCACGTCAGGAGTGCGTCGCTTGGCACGGGTGAAGCGAGCAGGCTGTCGGCTCGAGCGCGCAGTACGTCGAAGTTGGCGTTGAGCAGGGTTTCGAGTAGTGCCTCACGGGTGGGGAAGTGGCGATAGAGCGTCCCGATGCCAACGCCCGCGCGACGGGCGATGTCGCGCAGTGACGCGTCCGTACCGTGCTCGGCGACGAGCTCCGCCGCCGCAGCCAGAAGCAGGTCGCGGTTTTTGCGTGCATCGGCACGAGTCGTCTGCGACAAGATCAGCACCTCACTCGAAGTGGAGCAGTGCTCCTTTGACTACCGGAGCAGTGCTCCGTATATTCGCCATTCTACCGGAGCGGTGCTCCGGTACTGCGTGCGGCCAGCACTGGAGAACCCATGAACCCGACAGCCAAGACCATCCTCGTCGCTGGGGCCACCGGCCAGCAGGGAGGGGCCACCGCCCGGCACCTGCTCGCTGACGGATGGCGGGTGAGGGCGCTGGTGCGTAACCCGGTCGGCCCGGCGGCACAGGAGCTGGCCCGGATGGGCGCCGAGCTGGTGCGCGGCGACATGGACGACCGCAGCTCTCTGGATGTCGCCGTCCGGGGCGCGTACGGAGTGTTCAGCGTCCAGCCCGCCCTCATCCCGCCGGACTTCGCCGAGAACGAGTTGCAGCGGGGGCTGAATGTCGCAGAAGCCGCCGGCGAAGCCGGTGTGGAGCATCTCGTGTACGCCTCTGTGGCCAGCGCCGACCGGAACACCGGTATCCCGCACTGGGACGTCAAGTGGCAGGTCGAGCAGCGCATCCGTGCTCTGGGCGTTCCCTCCACGATGCTCCGCCCGGTCATGTTCATGGAAAATCACGCTGACCCGACGTACGGCCTCACCGGAGAGCATGCGCTCATCCGCGCGATCCCTTCCGACGCCACCGTCCAGCTCATCGCCCTCAGCGACATCGGTGCCTTCGCTGCGCTCGCCTTCGGCAACCCCGAGCAGTACCTGGGCAAGGCGATCGAGCTGGCCGGAGACGAACTCACCCTTGACCAGATGATCAGTGCCATCGCCCGGGCGACCGGCCGCACGTTGCCGCTTCCCCCCAGCCACGAAGAGCCTGCCACCCGGACCGCCGTCGCCGGCGAAGCGGAGGGGAAGTTCTCCTTCTGCGGCTGGCAGGCGGACATCCCGGCTCTGCGGGCACAGTATCCGGCCCTGATGGACTTCGACACCTGGCTGGCACGGGACGGCAAAGCCATGATCGAGGCGCTGCTGGACTGCGCGGAAATCCGCTGAACGCCCACTGCAGTCCGCGGCCGCACACATCGGCCGCAGGCCGCCCACCGCCGGCGCCGGCGCCGGCCCGCAGGCCTGCGGGCCCTCCATTCCACCCTCGTATGCGATCCACCTCCACAAGCTCTAGGAGCAGCACAGTGACCACCTCCGCAGCTGGGGCCCTGTCCCGGCCGTTCAGTCTGGGACGCCTGACCCTTCCCAACCGGATCACCATGTCCCCGATGACCCGGTCGTTCTCGCCCGGAGGGATTCCCGGCGAGGACGTGGCCGCCTACTACGCGCGCCGCGCCGCAGCCGGAGTCGGACTGATCATCACGGAAGGCACCTACGTCAACCATCCGTCAGCCGGCGAGGATGCCGCCGTGCCTCGCTTCTACGGGGCGGAGTCACTCGCCGGGTGGGCCAGGGTGGCGGACGCTGTGCATGCGGTCGGCGGACACATCGTGCCGCAGTTGTGGCACATCGGTATGTTCCGGGATCCGGACGTGACACCGTTCGAGGACGTGCCTGCCGTGGGGCCGTCCGGCCTCACTCTCACCGGCACGGACGATGGCGGTCGTGCCATGACCCGCGCAGACATCGACGAGGTCATCGGCGCCTACGCGCAGGCGGCCGCGGACGCGGAGCGGATCGGCTTCGACGGAGTCGAAATCCATGGGGCGCACGGGTACCTCATCGACCAGTTCCTGTGGTCTTACACCAACCGGCGTACGGACGAGTACGGTGGCGACTCGGTGGCGCGGACACGGTTCGCTGCCGAGATCGTCGAGGCCATCCGCGAGAGAGTCTCGCAGGACTTCCCGGTGATTTTCCGTTTCTCCCAGTGGAAGGGCTACGACTTCGACGCCCGGCTGGCCGACACTCCCGACGAGTTGCAGGCGGTGCTTGCCCCCATAGCCGATGCCGGAGTCAGCGCGTTTCACGCTTCCACCCGCCGCTATTGGGAGCCGGAGTTCGAGGGGTCCGACCTGAACCTTGCGGCGTGGGCGAAGAAGCTCACCGGCAAGGCGGCCATCACGGTCGGCTCGGTCGGCCTCGACGGTGACATCACCGAGGACAGTGCCGAGCCGGCCGGTCTGGAGCGGCTTGCCGAGGCGTTGGAGCGCGATGAGTTCGACCTCGTCGCGGTCGGCCGGGCACTCCTGGCCGATCCTCAGTGGGCCAGGAAGGTGCTGGACGGCCGGGTCGAAGGCTTCGCTCCGTTCACAAAGGAAGCAGAAAAGACGCTGTTCTGACCTTTCTCCGCTTCTGGGAGATGCCACAGGGCAACTGAGACGGATCAACGACGGCGGCCCCGACCATGATTGGTCGGGGCCTTTCGTCTGCCCTGGTGGGCGCCTGCGGAGGATACGAGATTCGAACTCGTGAGGGGTTGCCCCAACACGCTTTCCAACTGTCCGCATGACCGTACGGGACGTCCGTGGGGGTTCGCGGGGCAGGTCAGACGGGGTGCGCGTACGGCGGTGAACGGTGGCGTCCCTCAGGGCACTGGACAAAGACCAGGACAACGAGTGGTAGGGAAACCGAGACGGGCGCCCGTCGCGTACCGCCGCTCTGGCTGGCACTTTTCGCCGGCCTGGACCTGTCCGCCCAGCGGCGGCTCATCTTCCAGGCCGTGGTCCACCGCCACGAACTGCTGCTGCCGGCGGACCACCACGGCGACGACGCCTGGGCAGTGCCCGCCGACTCGATCCCGACGCCATAGACTGGCTCTGCACCAGCTACCTCGGCCTGCCGACGACTGCACATACGAGAGACATGCCAGCGCCCGGACAGTGGGTAGCGGTGACCCCGAGGAGCGTGGCACGTGCCAACACGCACCAGTGATGACAGCTCGAGAGCGCCACGGGCCGCCCGCGCCGCCGCCCTGGCGACCGCCGTCTTGCTGTATGCCCTCGTGGTCGGCCTGGAAGTCGGCACCCCCGCGCGCATGCCCCCGATCCTGGTGGCGATCCCCCTCGTCGTCGCCCTGGCCTTCGGCCCGCCGATGATCATTGGCTCAGCTGTGGTGGTCGTCGCCACCCGTTGGGCCTTCCTGCTGCTTGACGGCGGGCGCATCGACACCGCGGCCGGAACCACCGCGACGGTCCTCGCCGTCGCGGCCGTCGCTTGCTTCGTGGTCCACCGCCGCGGTCGCGAGACCGCCCGGCTGCGCGAGGTCACCTCCGTCGCCGAAACCGCGCAACGCGCGGTGCTGCGCCCGCCGCCCGCCACCGTCGGGCCGTTCCGCGCCGCCGCCAGCTACCGCGCCGCCGCCCAGTTCGCCCGCATCGGAGGCGACCTGTACGCCGTCGCCGAGACCGACCACGGCGTACGCGCCCTCATCGGCGACGTCCGCGGCAAAGGACTCGACGCCGTGGCCACCGCCTCCGCCGTCCTCGGCTCCTTCCACGAGGCCGCCTACGCCTGCCCCATCCTCGACGGCCTCGCCCACCGGCTCGAGACCAGCCTCCGCCGCCACCTCGACGACGCCGAGGCCTTCGTCACCGCGTTCCTGGTCGAGATCCACCCCGACGGACGCACGCACGCACTGTCGTGTGGACACCCGGCACCGCTCATCCTGAGCGGCGACACCGTGCTCGAACTCCCCGTACCGCCGGGATTGCCGCTCGGCCTGCGCAATGCGCCGCCCGACCCCGACGCCCCACGCACCAGCGCGGCCACCGCCGACACCCGTCTCCAGCCCGGCGACACCCTCCTGATGTACACCGATGGACTCACCGAGGCCCGCGACGTGGCCGGCGACTTCTACCCCCTCCCCCGCCGCCTCACCCACTATCTGCGCGCCCACCCCGGACACATCGACCCGGGCTCCCTCCTCGACTGGCTCCAGCAGGACGCGTACGACTACGCCGACGGTTGCACGCACGACGACGCGGCACTGCTCGCACTCACCTGGACGCCCGCGACACAGCACACAGCGGAACCCACCCACCCCGCCACCCACTGACGCCACAAAGGGTGATCAGTCTTCCGGGAGGGCTCGCTACATGCATGTGACCGAGCCCATGCTTCGCAAGGTGGCGGACCAGGTCGGCGAGAAGTTGTGGGGCTCCTCCGGGGCCAAATGAGACCAAAAATGAGACCACACACGTCGAAGGGCCCCACCGCGAACGGTGGGGCCCTTCGACATCGTGCCCGGTGAGGCACTGGCGGAGGATACGAGATTCGAACTCGTGAGGGGTTGCCCCCAACACGCTTTCCAAGCGTGCGCCCTAGGCCTCTAGGCGAATCCTCCGCGGCAAACAATACAAGACGTTGAGGAGTGCTCGCGAACTCGTTCTCCCCGGTCAAGTTCCTGTACTCTGTGCGGAGCCCCTCACGTGGCGCTATCTGACTGAACTCCCCCAGGGCCGGAAGGCAGCAAGGGTAGGTTGGCTCTGGCGGGTGCGTGAGGGGCGCTTGCGTTCGCGGGGATGCCGGGCGTGGGGTGCGGAGTGCGGCGGCCGGGGATCTTGGGGATGCGCTGTCGGGCGGTCCTTGTTGTCAGTGGGCGCCTATAACCTCGTATGCGTGTCGTCTCTCGCGCTGTACCGCCGCTATCGCCCGGAGTCGTTTGCCGAGGTCATTGGGCAGGAGCATGTCACTGACCCGCTGCAGCAGGCGCTGCGGAACAACCGGGTCAATCACGCGTACCTGTTCAGCGGTCCGCGCGGGTGCGGGAAGACCACCAGCGCGCGCATTCTCGCCCGGTGCCTGAACTGCGAGCAGGGGCCTACGCCCACGCCGTGCGGGGAGTGTCAGTCCTGCCGGGACCTCGCGCGCAACGGACCGGGGTCCATCGACGTCATCGAGATCGACGCCGCCTCGCACGGTGGTGTCGACGATGCCCGTGACCTGCGCGAAAAGGCCTTCTTCGGGCCCGCCGGCAGTCGGTACAAGATCTACATCATCGACGAGGCCCACATGGTCACGTCGGCCGGCTTCAACGCACTGCTGAAGGTCGTCGAGGAGCCGCCGGAGCATCTGAAGTTCATCTTCGCCACCACCGAGCCCGAGAAGGTCATCGGGACCATCCGGTCGCGGACCCACCACTATCCGTTCCGGCTGGTGCCCCCGGGGACCCTGCGGGAGTACCTGGGCGAGGTCTGCGGGCGCGAGGGCATCCCCGTCGAGGACGGGGTGCTGCCCCTGGTCGTGCGGGCCGGTGCGGGGTCCGTGCGTGACTCCATGTCCGTCATGGACCAGCTGCTCGCGGGAGCGGGCGACGCCGGTGTGACGTATGCCATGGCGACCTCGCTGCTCGGGTACACGGACGGGTCGCTGCTGGACTCGGTGGTCGAGGCGTTCGCCGCGGGGGACGGCGCCGCGGCCTTCGAGGTCGTGGACCGGGTGATCGAGGGGGGCAACGACCCTCGGCGGTTCGTCGCCGACCTGCTGGAGCGGTTGCGGGATCTGGTGATCCTCGCGGCCGTGCCCGATGCCGCCGAGAAGGGGCTCATCGACGCGCCCGTCGATGTCGTCGAGCGTATGCAGGCCCAGGCCGGGGTCTTCGGCGCCGCAGAGCTGAGCCGCGCCGCCGACATCGTCAACGAGGGGCTGACGGAGATGCGCGGCGCCACCTCGCCGCGGCTCCAGCTCGAACTCATCTGCGCGCGCGTGCTGCTGCCCGCCGCGTACGGGGACGAGCGGTCCGTCATGGCCCGGCTGGACCGTATAGAGCGCGGGGTGAACTTCTCCGGTGGCGGCGGCGCGCCCGTCATGGGGTACGTGCCCGGCCCCGAGGTGCACGGTGCGGCGCCGGTCGCTTCGGTTCCGCCTGGGGGCGGGGCCGCGGCGGCTCGGGCGGCGGTGCGGGGGGCCGGGCCTGGGGCAGGTGGTTCGGCGGGCGCTCCCGCGCAAGGAGCGGCTCCCGAGCCGGCCGCGCCTGCGGCTGCCCCGGCGACCGCGCCTCCTGCCGCTCCGGCGGCCCCTCCGGTCGCTCCTCCCGTGGCTCCGGTCGCTCCTCCTGCTGCCGCGCAGCCGCAGGCACCGGCCGCTTCGCCCGCGCCCGGTGCCTGGCCGACCGCGACGGCCGCGGGCAGTGGCCGGCGTCCCGGGGGATGGCCGACGGCGGCCCCCGCGGGTGGCGGGCAGGCTCCGGGCACGCCGCCCAGCGCGCCTACGTCTGCGCCTGCCTCCGCTCCTGCGTCCGCTCCCGCTCGTACGGGGGCCGCGCCTTCCGCTCCTGCTCCCGCGAGCGGTGTTCTCGACCCCCGCACGCTGTGGCCGAACATCCTGGAGGCGGTGAAGAACCGCCGTAGGTTCACCTGGATCCTGCTCAGCCAGAACGCCCAGGTGACCGGCTTCGACGGTACGACCCTGCAGATCGGCTTCGTGAACGCGGGCGCGCGGGACAACTTCGCGAGCAGCGGCAGCGAGGACGTACTGCGACAGGCGCTGGCCGAGCAGTTCAACGTCCAGTGGAAGATCGAGGCGATCGTCGACGCCACGGGCGGCTCGGGTGCCTCGGGTGGCGGGGGCGGCTTTGCGCCGTCGGCTTCGGCTCCCAGCTCCGGGTTCGGCGGTGGCAGTGGTGGCGCCGGCGGCGGTTACGGCGCGCCTCCGGCCGCCCCGCGCCCCGCGCCCCAGCAGGCACCGGCTCCCGCCCCGAGCCCGGCCGTGCCCCAGGGCGGCCCGTCCGCGGGCCCCGCTTCGGCGGCGCCCGCCCCGACCCCTCCTCCGGCCCCCGAGCCGCCCCCGGTCGCTCCTGAGGACGACGTCCCCGAGGACGACGACCCCGACCTCGACGAGTCCGCACTCTCGGGCCACGACCTGATCGTCCGCGAGCTGGGCGCGACGGTGGTGGAGGAGTACTCCAACGAGTGACGGATGCGCCCCTTCAGGGGCTTACGGCTGCAAAACAGCCCCTCCGGCGTTTGAGGAGCGGGGGTCTGGGGGCGGAGCCCCCAGGTACGGGACGGGTAGGGGCGGAGGGGGCGAAAACCCGATTGCGCGCCCCCGTCCAGGGGGCCCACAGCCGTACTGCTGCGGCCTCGTGACGGGCACACACCGCCGCGTGCGACGGGGCCCACAACCGTACAGCTGCGGCCCCGCCACGGGGCCCACAACCGTACAGCTGCGGCCCCGCCACGGGGCCCACAACCGTACAGCTGCGGCCCCGCCACGGGCACCCGTCGCCGTACCACGGCCACGCAACCGCACCCCCGACAACCCGCACCCAGCTCACCACCACCCACCCCGCATCCCCTACCTATAGGAGGATCCCACCAACCCGCCGCACCCCCCGCTTCGGAAGCCCCCACAAAGGCACCCGCCCCCGGCGGTTAGGCTGACCCCGTGAAGGTCCTCGTCATCGGTAGCGGCGCCCGCGAACACGCCCTGTGCCGTTCCCTGTCCCTCGACCCCGACGTCACCGCCCTGCACTGCGCCCCCGGGAACGCAGGCATCGCGGAGGTGGCCGAGCTGCACGCGGTCGACGCGCTCGACGGCGCCGCCGTGGCCGCGCTGGCCGCCGAGCTCGGCGCCGAGCTGGTGATCGTGGGCCCGGAGGCCCCGCTCGTCGCGGGGGTCGCCGACGCCGTGCGCGAGGCGGGCATCCCCTGCTTCGGCCCCTCGAAGGAGGCCGCGCAGCTGGAGGGCTCCAAGGCCTTCGCCAAGGACGTGATGGCGGAGGCGGGCGTCCCGACGGCGCGCTCGTACGTTTGCACGACGCCGGAGGAGGTCGACGAGGCGCTCGACGCCTTCGGCGCCCCGTATGTCGTGAAGGACGACGGACTGGCGGCCGGCAAGGGCGTCGTCGTGACCGACGACCTCGCGAAGGCCCGTGACCACGCCAACGCCTGCGACCGCGTCGTCATCGAGGAGTTCCTCGACGGGCCCGAGGTCTCCCTCTTCGCGATCACGGACGGCGAGACCGTCGTCCCGTTGCAGCCCGCCCAGGACTTCAAGCGCGCGCTGGACAACGACGAGGGCCCGAACACCGGCGGCATGGGCGCGTACTCGCCGCTGCCGTGGGCGGACCCGAAGCTCGTCGAGGAGGTCATGGAGTCGGTACTCCAGCCGACCGTCGACGAACTGCGCCGCCGTGGCACACCGTTTTCCGGCCTCCTTTATGCAGGTCTGGCGATCACCAGCCGCGGCGTACGGGTCATCGAGTTCAACGCCCGCTTCGGCGACCCGGAGACCCAGGTGGTCCTGGCCCGCCTGAAGACCCCGCTCGCGGGCGTGCTCCTGGCGGCGGCCAATGGCACCCTCTCCGACCTGGAACCACTGCGCTGGAGCGACGACGCGGCCGTCACGGTCGTCGTGGCCTCGCACAACTACCCCGGCACCCCGCGCACCGGCGACCCGATCACCGGGCTCGAGGACGTGGCGTCCCAGGACGCCCCGAACGCGTACGTCCTGCACGCCGGGACCAAGCGCGACGGCGGCGCGGTGGTGAGCGCGGGCGGACGTGTGCTCTCCGTCACGGCGACCGGCAGCGACCTCACCGAGGCCCGCGCCCGCGCGTACGCCGCGGTCGCCCGCATCGGCCTCGACGGTTCGCAGCACCGCACGGACATCGCGGCGAAGGCGGCGGCAGGGGCGTAAGCCCTGGGCCGAAGGCAGCTTGGGCCCCGGATTCTGTACGGAATCCGGGGCCTGATCGTTGCCCACCGTCATCCACCTCTCCCCAGAGCCATTCCATCGAGTGACCGATGCCCCATCCGGCTGACGGGGGCCGAGGCCCCAACTAGGGTGCGGCGAAAGCGTTCCGGCACTTGGCCCACCGGCATTGCGATGTCAGTGGCGGGTGCCACAGTGGGGGAGTGAGCAACGCCAGGGCATTCGTCGGGACGGGCTGTGACAGAGCCCGTGCCGGGCGGACAGTAGGGGGTGACGTCCGGTCGTGACCGGTATGGGTGTGGAGGTGGGCGCGCAGGCCGCGCGTTCCCGGGCTCTCGCTGTGCTGCGCATCCGCAGCAGGGCGTTGGCCGTCGCCCTGCTGCCCGCGGCCGTCGCCGTCGTGCTGCTCGTCGGTGGCTCCACCGGCCACATCACCGGCGGCAGCTGGGGGACCACCCGCTGGATCGTCACGGTCCTCGCCGCCCTCGTCCTGCTCGCCGCCGCCGGCATCGCGCTCGTCGTCGCCCGCTCGCGTCCCGCCATGAGCCCCACCGTCCCGATCGCCGAGGAATCCGCGCCCGACCTCTACCGCATGGTTCGCGACCTGGCCGACCGCCTCGAAGTCCCGGCCCCCTCGGCGATAGCGCTCACCCCGGACTGCGACAGCTGGCTGGAGGACCGCACCCACCCGGCGCACGGCCCACCCCCGCTCGCCGGCAGGGACGAAATAGCAGGAGTACGGGGCATACGGGGAGCGCGGGGCATACGGGGACTGTCGACGCGGCCCCGCCGAGCCCCCTCCGCTCCCGTCCTCGTCATCGGCTCCCCGTTCCTGTGGTGGATGCGGGTCGGGGAACTGCGCGCGGTCCTCGCCCCGGTCGTCGCCGGTACGGGTCCTTCGGCGCACCCCGACATAGCTGCGGCCCGTCGTTTCGTACGAGGCCTGGACGCGGCCGTGGCCGTGACCTCGGCGCCGACGCGCGCACCCCTGTCGCGTACGGTCCTCGGCGGTGTCGGCTGGGTCACCCGCGTGCTGCTGCGCAGCTGTCGGGGCCACGCGGCCGAGATGGAACGAGGCGTGGCGGCCGCCGCGGCCGAGCGTGCACAGGCTGTGGATTACGGCCTGCGGATCGTCGCGCAGGAACAGGTGGGCCTGGCGTACGCGGGCTGGGACCGGCTCCTGACCCGTGTGGCGCTGCCCGCCTGGCGGATGGGCCGCTGGCCCTCCCGGCTGGACGCGGGCGTCGTCGCGGCGCTGACCGAGCTGTCCCGCCGCGACCGCCTGGCCGAGGGCTTCGCCTCCCGCCTCGGCGAGCGCCCCGCCTGCGACCTGCTCGAAGAGCCCGGCAGGGTGGACGAGGCGGCCTCGCTCCTCGCCGCCCGCCTCTTCCACGGCGGCCCCGCCGAGCCCGGGCCGGACTGGGCGCCGGTCACCTGGCAGGACTACCCGGACGAGGTCGTCGACCGCAAATGGCGCTCCGACGCCGCGCGCCTCCACCGGGTGCTGGACGCGCTGGGCGTCCGGCACTCCACCGGCCCGGCGACGCGCGACTCGGGCCGTCCGACGCTGGCGCGGGTGATGGAGCACCTCGCCACGCCTCCGGAGGACAGGGAGGCGCCCGTCCCGGACGCGGCTGCCCTCACCGCCCATCGCGCGGACATATCCCCGGAGACGGACGAGGACGACGCGGAGCTCGCCCTCGGGAACGAGCGGACGTCCGCGCTCGCGGCCGGGCTGCTCGCGGAGCTGGCCCGCGAGGAGGCGTCGGGGCCGGCCGCGACGCCCGCCCCGGCCGGGGGCACCGAGCATCAAGGCCCCGACCGGGCCCTCTGGGACGATGGGACGCTTCCCCTGTTTCCCCTTCAGCCACCCCGGACCGCTCGTGAGCTGCTGGCCGACCATGTCACGGCGATGGTGTGCTGCGCCGCGATGGACACCGCGGGGGCTGCGCCCGGCCTCGACTGGCTCGACGGGCCGTCCCTCCTCGTCGGCGGCGTGCGCGCCGCCGACCTCGGGCCGCGGGTCCTCACCCTCGTCGAATCCGGCGACCCCGACCCCCTCCGCGACTGGCTCCGCCACCTGGGCGTCCGCCCGGAGAAACCGGTCCGCCTGGTCTGAGCCGGCGCCCCCGGCTGCGGGCGGGGATGTTTTTCGCCCCCTCCGCCCCTACCCTTCCCGTACCTGAGGGCTGCCGCCCCAGCCCCCTGCATCGGCCTGAAAAACGGCGGCCTCGTCCTCAAACGCCGGACGGGCTAAAAGATCTCCAGCGCCGGACGGGCTGGTGGTGCACCCGCACTCGCCAGCGCACGGCCCCGACCCACCCACCGGCGGTGGGCGAAACCGGTGCCATAGGCGGAGCCCCTCGTTCCACTCACGCCAATTCGCGACGAACGGTGACGGACTACGTGCGGAATGTGATGTGCTGGGACCGATCGCGCACACGGCAAGGGCTTACGCGCACACGGCAAGGGCTCACAAGGACAACGGGGGCAAGAGGGAGGGGAGCAGGCATGGGGTCGGAGCAGATTCGCCGCTGGGAGTCGGGAGCACTCGCGCACGCCGTGACGGACCCCTTCGGCCAGGGCCCCGTCCCCTGGCTCCGCGGCGACGAGCACTACTTCGACGACACCGGCCACGTCGTCCCCTGGTACATCGACCACATCGAAAACGTCGGAAGCGTCGAAAACACCGACCCCGCCCAGGGCGCCACCCTCGTACGCGACGACCGCGACCCCAAGACCACGGCCACAGCGACGGCCAGGACCAAGACGGGCGCCAAGCGCCCCATCCCGCACCCCCGAGCCGGAGGCCCCCGCTCCGCCGACGACGTCCACCGCCAGATCAAGGGCTTCACCTCCACCGGCGCGGCCGCCCCCGGCGAGGCCATCGACTTCCACATCACCGTCGACCCGCCCCAGGAATTCAGCGTCGACATCTACCGGATCGGCCACTACGGAGGCGAGGGCGCCAGCAAGATCACCACCAGCCCCCGCCTTTCCGGCATCGTCCAGCCCTCGCCCCTCACCGCCGACCGCACCGTCTCCTGCCACCACTGGTGGCTTTCCTGGCGGCTCCAGATCCCCTCCTACTGGAGCATCGGCGCGTACGTCGCCGTCCTCACCACCGTCGACGGCTACCGCTCCCACGTCCCCTTCACCATCCGCGACAACCACCCGGCGGACCTGCTCCTGCTCCTCCCCGACATCACCTGGCAGGCGTACAACCTCTATCCGGAGGACGGCCACACCGGCGCCAGCCTCTACCACGCATGGGACGAGAACGGCCGCCTGCTCGGCGAGGCGGACGCCGCGACGACCGTCTCCTTCGACCGGCCGTACGCGGGCGCCGGCCTTCCCCTCCACGTAGGCCACGCCTACGACTTCATCCGCTGGGCCGAGCGCTACGGCTACGACCTCGCCTACGCCGACGCCCGCGACCTGCACGCCGGGCGCGTCGACCCCACCCGCTACCGCGGCCTCGTCTTCCCGGGGCACGACGAGTACTGGTCGACGCAGATGCGCCGCACCACGGAACTCGCCCGCGAGTACGGCTCCTCGCTCGTCTTCCTCTCCGCCAACACCATGTACTGGCAGGTGGAGTTGGGCCCGTCCCCGTCCGGCGTCGCCGATCGCCTGCTGACCTGCCGCAAACGCAAGGGCCCGGGGAAGCCGGCCCTCTGGCGGGAAATCGACCGCCCGGAGCAGCAACTCATCGGCATCCAGTACGCGGGGCGGGTCCCCGAACCGCACCCGCTGGTCGTCCGCAACGCCGACCACTGGCTGTGGGAGGCGACCGGCGCGCACGAGGGCGACGAGCTGGAAGGCATGGTCGCGGGCGAGGCCGACCGCTACTTCCCGCGCACCCCGCTGCCGGAGCACCAGGGCCGCATCCTGCTCGCCCACTCCCCGTACCGGGACAGCGAGGGCGTCACCCGCCACCAGGAGACCTCCCTCTACCGGGCCCCGTCCGGCGCCCTGGTCTTCGCATCCGGAACGTTCGCCTGGTCCCCGGCCCTCGACCGCCCCGGCCACGTGGACACCCGCATCCAGCGAGCCACCGCGAACCTCCTGGACCGCATCTGCAAACGCGACTGACCGAGCACCTCTCACGCCGCGTCCCGCACGCCACCACCCACCCCCTGGCCAAAGTCACTCCCCCCATACGGGAGAATCGAGCCAATTAGACAGATCCACGGGGAGGAACCGTGTCCGGATTCGTAGAAAAGCCCGAGCCCCTCGAGGTTCCGGGTCTG
This genomic interval from Streptomyces dengpaensis contains the following:
- a CDS encoding TetR/AcrR family transcriptional regulator, with protein sequence MSQTTRADARKNRDLLLAAAAELVAEHGTDASLRDIARRAGVGIGTLYRHFPTREALLETLLNANFDVLRARADSLLASPVPSDALLTWLGELAAGAATYQGLPESIMNALANEESGLHASCAGMRSAGGRLLERAQQAGSVRSDVTISEVIALALGLAWAAERSVDASDLVARMLSTTMYGLADRGQ
- a CDS encoding NmrA/HSCARG family protein; the protein is MNPTAKTILVAGATGQQGGATARHLLADGWRVRALVRNPVGPAAQELARMGAELVRGDMDDRSSLDVAVRGAYGVFSVQPALIPPDFAENELQRGLNVAEAAGEAGVEHLVYASVASADRNTGIPHWDVKWQVEQRIRALGVPSTMLRPVMFMENHADPTYGLTGEHALIRAIPSDATVQLIALSDIGAFAALAFGNPEQYLGKAIELAGDELTLDQMISAIARATGRTLPLPPSHEEPATRTAVAGEAEGKFSFCGWQADIPALRAQYPALMDFDTWLARDGKAMIEALLDCAEIR
- a CDS encoding NADH:flavin oxidoreductase, which produces MRSTSTSSRSSTVTTSAAGALSRPFSLGRLTLPNRITMSPMTRSFSPGGIPGEDVAAYYARRAAAGVGLIITEGTYVNHPSAGEDAAVPRFYGAESLAGWARVADAVHAVGGHIVPQLWHIGMFRDPDVTPFEDVPAVGPSGLTLTGTDDGGRAMTRADIDEVIGAYAQAAADAERIGFDGVEIHGAHGYLIDQFLWSYTNRRTDEYGGDSVARTRFAAEIVEAIRERVSQDFPVIFRFSQWKGYDFDARLADTPDELQAVLAPIADAGVSAFHASTRRYWEPEFEGSDLNLAAWAKKLTGKAAITVGSVGLDGDITEDSAEPAGLERLAEALERDEFDLVAVGRALLADPQWARKVLDGRVEGFAPFTKEAEKTLF
- a CDS encoding PP2C family protein-serine/threonine phosphatase produces the protein MPTRTSDDSSRAPRAARAAALATAVLLYALVVGLEVGTPARMPPILVAIPLVVALAFGPPMIIGSAVVVVATRWAFLLLDGGRIDTAAGTTATVLAVAAVACFVVHRRGRETARLREVTSVAETAQRAVLRPPPATVGPFRAAASYRAAAQFARIGGDLYAVAETDHGVRALIGDVRGKGLDAVATASAVLGSFHEAAYACPILDGLAHRLETSLRRHLDDAEAFVTAFLVEIHPDGRTHALSCGHPAPLILSGDTVLELPVPPGLPLGLRNAPPDPDAPRTSAATADTRLQPGDTLLMYTDGLTEARDVAGDFYPLPRRLTHYLRAHPGHIDPGSLLDWLQQDAYDYADGCTHDDAALLALTWTPATQHTAEPTHPATH
- a CDS encoding DNA polymerase III subunit gamma and tau; the protein is MSSLALYRRYRPESFAEVIGQEHVTDPLQQALRNNRVNHAYLFSGPRGCGKTTSARILARCLNCEQGPTPTPCGECQSCRDLARNGPGSIDVIEIDAASHGGVDDARDLREKAFFGPAGSRYKIYIIDEAHMVTSAGFNALLKVVEEPPEHLKFIFATTEPEKVIGTIRSRTHHYPFRLVPPGTLREYLGEVCGREGIPVEDGVLPLVVRAGAGSVRDSMSVMDQLLAGAGDAGVTYAMATSLLGYTDGSLLDSVVEAFAAGDGAAAFEVVDRVIEGGNDPRRFVADLLERLRDLVILAAVPDAAEKGLIDAPVDVVERMQAQAGVFGAAELSRAADIVNEGLTEMRGATSPRLQLELICARVLLPAAYGDERSVMARLDRIERGVNFSGGGGAPVMGYVPGPEVHGAAPVASVPPGGGAAAARAAVRGAGPGAGGSAGAPAQGAAPEPAAPAAAPATAPPAAPAAPPVAPPVAPVAPPAAAQPQAPAASPAPGAWPTATAAGSGRRPGGWPTAAPAGGGQAPGTPPSAPTSAPASAPASAPARTGAAPSAPAPASGVLDPRTLWPNILEAVKNRRRFTWILLSQNAQVTGFDGTTLQIGFVNAGARDNFASSGSEDVLRQALAEQFNVQWKIEAIVDATGGSGASGGGGGFAPSASAPSSGFGGGSGGAGGGYGAPPAAPRPAPQQAPAPAPSPAVPQGGPSAGPASAAPAPTPPPAPEPPPVAPEDDVPEDDDPDLDESALSGHDLIVRELGATVVEEYSNE
- the purD gene encoding phosphoribosylamine--glycine ligase; protein product: MKVLVIGSGAREHALCRSLSLDPDVTALHCAPGNAGIAEVAELHAVDALDGAAVAALAAELGAELVIVGPEAPLVAGVADAVREAGIPCFGPSKEAAQLEGSKAFAKDVMAEAGVPTARSYVCTTPEEVDEALDAFGAPYVVKDDGLAAGKGVVVTDDLAKARDHANACDRVVIEEFLDGPEVSLFAITDGETVVPLQPAQDFKRALDNDEGPNTGGMGAYSPLPWADPKLVEEVMESVLQPTVDELRRRGTPFSGLLYAGLAITSRGVRVIEFNARFGDPETQVVLARLKTPLAGVLLAAANGTLSDLEPLRWSDDAAVTVVVASHNYPGTPRTGDPITGLEDVASQDAPNAYVLHAGTKRDGGAVVSAGGRVLSVTATGSDLTEARARAYAAVARIGLDGSQHRTDIAAKAAAGA